In Variovorax paradoxus, a single genomic region encodes these proteins:
- a CDS encoding sensor histidine kinase, with amino-acid sequence MKKNRCLYLIFGLILWLSCQAAGAMVLKKGQGDDGPISLAKEVEVFRDPSGKVTMNDIVSNPDKYSFVREDIRSFERYSDDTLWIRVSLQQEIGTPIDWVMQIFPGWIDEVEMYCVYPDGKISTNKMGDQHSFSERDIQSSIMAFPLIVDSASRIHYFRVKTHGLTILDLNLWQKSRFEKVELKRSLFFSAFTGAIAVMVLMNLIFWKWTKDGDFFIYSLFLVIMLGAVFAVQGYSSSLFFPDNPVYADRFVDATTCALMSIAAIFVCRFFNYRDYSAWAARFMYLAAAVFFLAVILSMLGVIENSIKWLLYLEIFVGIFNTVFVGWVIFRRKAFYQLLAAFIFFVVNSSWLFYSMVLLGVVRLEQSFVTESLIQFTQLANLTILNIAVVSRSRQSELRVRAERKRAFNSMKVAKIALEERVRQREFVAILSHEFRTPLAIIDAVAQALGLSPSGHDERVKRSVEKIRKATRRLTTLVENILLDDALEAGARSTSRSFDLWCAIENVRNVGLPDEHARLNVSAPQRPVIFEGDQEKIEMAIRNLLLNAIKYSPTDSMVDVQCEVSSNFFNVTVSNKGNPIPESERGELFERYFRGGNSSLVPGSGLGLHISRTIMRRHGGDVVLVSSNGTGTVFRLTLPLLSQ; translated from the coding sequence ATGAAAAAGAATCGCTGCCTGTATTTGATATTTGGACTGATCCTCTGGCTTTCATGCCAGGCCGCGGGAGCGATGGTTCTCAAGAAGGGGCAGGGGGATGACGGTCCGATTTCGTTGGCAAAGGAGGTGGAGGTGTTCCGGGATCCTTCCGGAAAGGTCACCATGAACGATATCGTCTCCAATCCGGATAAATACAGCTTCGTGCGTGAAGATATTCGTTCGTTCGAGAGATATTCCGACGATACCTTGTGGATCCGGGTTTCGCTGCAGCAGGAAATCGGCACGCCGATCGACTGGGTCATGCAGATATTTCCAGGCTGGATCGACGAAGTCGAAATGTACTGCGTCTATCCGGATGGAAAAATATCGACCAACAAGATGGGCGATCAGCATTCGTTTTCCGAGAGGGATATTCAATCCAGCATCATGGCATTTCCATTGATCGTGGATTCGGCATCGAGAATCCATTATTTTAGGGTGAAAACACACGGATTGACGATTCTCGATCTAAATCTTTGGCAAAAATCGAGATTCGAAAAAGTGGAGCTGAAGAGAAGCCTTTTCTTTTCCGCGTTTACAGGGGCAATCGCCGTCATGGTGCTTATGAACCTGATTTTCTGGAAATGGACCAAGGATGGGGATTTTTTCATATATTCCCTGTTTCTGGTGATCATGCTGGGCGCCGTATTCGCGGTGCAGGGATATTCCAGTTCCTTGTTCTTTCCGGATAACCCGGTGTATGCGGATCGCTTCGTGGACGCGACCACCTGTGCACTCATGTCAATTGCCGCGATATTCGTGTGCCGATTTTTCAATTACAGGGACTATTCGGCATGGGCCGCCAGATTCATGTATCTGGCAGCGGCAGTTTTTTTCCTGGCAGTTATTCTTTCCATGCTCGGTGTGATCGAAAATTCGATCAAATGGCTGCTTTATCTGGAAATTTTTGTAGGCATCTTCAATACCGTATTTGTTGGCTGGGTGATTTTCCGCAGGAAGGCCTTTTATCAGCTGCTTGCTGCTTTCATTTTTTTCGTGGTGAATTCCTCATGGCTTTTCTATTCCATGGTCCTGCTGGGCGTCGTGAGGCTGGAGCAGTCTTTTGTTACGGAGTCGCTGATACAGTTCACTCAATTGGCAAATTTGACAATACTCAATATTGCCGTGGTCAGCCGTTCCAGGCAGTCTGAATTGAGAGTGAGGGCCGAGAGAAAACGGGCATTCAATTCGATGAAAGTCGCGAAGATCGCATTGGAAGAGCGGGTCCGTCAGCGTGAATTTGTCGCAATACTTTCACACGAATTTCGCACCCCCCTCGCCATCATCGATGCCGTGGCGCAAGCACTCGGGTTATCGCCCTCGGGACATGACGAGCGTGTGAAACGCAGTGTCGAAAAAATCCGCAAAGCGACCCGCCGGCTGACCACCCTGGTCGAGAACATCCTGCTGGATGATGCGCTGGAGGCAGGTGCGCGTTCAACCTCCCGCAGCTTCGACCTGTGGTGCGCGATTGAAAACGTTCGCAACGTCGGGCTGCCCGACGAACATGCACGCTTGAATGTCAGCGCACCGCAGCGCCCGGTCATTTTCGAAGGCGATCAGGAGAAGATCGAAATGGCAATTCGAAATCTGCTTCTGAACGCCATCAAATATTCACCAACCGATTCGATGGTGGATGTTCAGTGTGAAGTCAGCTCGAATTTTTTCAATGTGACGGTTTCGAATAAAGGAAACCCAATTCCGGAATCCGAAAGAGGCGAGTTGTTCGAGCGTTATTTCAGAGGAGGCAACTCTTCGCTGGTGCCAGGTTCCGGACTCGGCCTTCACATTTCGCGAACGATCATGCGTCGGCACGGAGGCGACGTCGTACTGGTTTCCAGCAATGGAACCGGTACGGTGTTTCGCCTCACACTCCCGCTGCTGTCACAGTAG
- the ctlX gene encoding citrulline utilization hydrolase CtlX, producing MSNFRSIQAPASVVMVRPHQFTPNPETAADNSFQSAAARHEARAVAEAAHHEVTAAVERLRAAGVQVHLFEDQGERNTPDSVFPNNWFSTHPGGHVAIYSMYSPSRRRERRQDVIEMLKARYRVQDVIDYSGLEQDELFLEGTGAMVFDHLARVAYTARSNRADPVLLERFSTHFNFEPIVFDTADACGRPIYHTNVLLCVATEFALLGTSSLTDPRRAAEVVARLRESGREVIDLSATQIAEFAANAIELSGRDGRILALSQRACESLTAQQKRRIERSARLLPLAVPTIEMAGGSVRCMIAGIHLSPREAAVDCSPT from the coding sequence ATGTCCAACTTCCGCTCGATCCAGGCGCCGGCTTCGGTCGTCATGGTCCGTCCTCATCAATTCACGCCGAACCCGGAAACCGCGGCGGACAACTCATTTCAAAGCGCCGCGGCCAGGCATGAGGCGCGCGCCGTCGCGGAAGCCGCGCACCATGAAGTGACAGCCGCCGTCGAGCGTTTGCGTGCCGCGGGCGTGCAGGTCCACCTCTTCGAGGACCAAGGCGAACGCAACACGCCCGATTCGGTGTTTCCCAACAACTGGTTCTCCACCCATCCCGGCGGCCACGTGGCGATCTATTCCATGTATTCGCCCAGCCGCCGCCGCGAGCGCCGGCAAGACGTGATCGAGATGCTCAAGGCCAGGTACCGCGTGCAGGACGTGATCGACTACTCGGGCCTTGAGCAGGACGAGCTGTTTCTGGAGGGCACGGGTGCCATGGTGTTCGACCATCTGGCGCGGGTTGCGTATACGGCACGTTCCAATCGCGCGGATCCCGTGTTGCTGGAGCGTTTCAGCACGCACTTCAACTTCGAACCCATCGTGTTCGACACGGCCGATGCGTGCGGGCGGCCGATCTATCACACCAATGTGCTGCTTTGCGTTGCGACCGAATTCGCGTTGCTCGGCACGAGTTCGCTCACCGATCCGCGCCGCGCCGCCGAGGTGGTGGCGCGCCTGCGGGAATCGGGACGCGAAGTCATCGACCTGAGCGCGACGCAGATCGCGGAGTTCGCGGCCAATGCGATAGAACTTTCTGGAAGGGATGGTCGCATCCTCGCGCTGTCGCAACGGGCCTGCGAGAGCCTCACGGCGCAGCAGAAGCGGCGCATCGAACGCAGCGCCCGCCTGCTGCCGCTGGCGGTGCCGACCATCGAGATGGCGGGTGGCTCCGTGCGCTGCATGATTGCCGGCATTCATCTCTCGCCACGTGAAGCGGCGGTTGACTGCTCCCCGACTTGA
- a CDS encoding response regulator transcription factor → MRLEARSDVRDIVQAPRVKEGGGRLVETGAHPALFPPSSAIHSGHAQLPDTAEMPSSGAVGGASTAPRGVPGAAGLFSGELQLPLVALDDSSVSCPALRKSVDRLGCASVAFETLSDLMNALQAGDRFGLLLLNLPADVNINWVKAIRGLTSAPVLFAVNESKAAWQLRAGGKLHGESNFDFVFPPFDSAEIRLRVRNLMSRSASIRCAATGNGVLAFKSYRFQLDERKVFYEDREVSLQRREYDLALNFFKNIDFPLARGNLNFLLRREFSDSRSRVLDVYVAKIRKKLRIEPSNGLILKAVFGYGYELRTAFSKEIIG, encoded by the coding sequence TTGCGCCTGGAAGCACGGAGCGACGTCCGTGACATCGTGCAGGCGCCAAGAGTGAAAGAGGGAGGCGGACGCCTCGTCGAGACCGGGGCACACCCTGCTTTGTTTCCCCCGTCCAGCGCAATCCATTCCGGTCATGCGCAACTGCCAGATACCGCAGAGATGCCCTCTTCTGGTGCGGTTGGTGGAGCGAGCACCGCTCCGAGGGGCGTGCCTGGCGCAGCGGGCCTGTTCTCGGGCGAGCTGCAATTGCCTCTCGTCGCCCTCGACGATTCGAGCGTCAGTTGCCCTGCCTTGCGAAAGAGCGTCGATCGGCTGGGTTGTGCGTCTGTCGCATTTGAAACGCTCAGCGATCTCATGAATGCACTCCAGGCGGGTGACCGCTTCGGGCTGTTGCTTCTTAATCTCCCCGCGGACGTGAATATCAATTGGGTGAAAGCCATTCGCGGCTTGACCAGTGCACCGGTATTGTTTGCGGTCAATGAAAGCAAGGCTGCCTGGCAATTGAGGGCTGGTGGGAAGCTTCACGGCGAAAGCAATTTCGACTTTGTTTTTCCTCCTTTTGACAGTGCCGAAATAAGACTGAGAGTGCGAAATCTGATGAGTCGAAGCGCCTCGATCAGATGCGCAGCTACCGGCAATGGAGTTCTGGCTTTCAAGAGCTACCGATTTCAGCTCGACGAGCGAAAGGTCTTTTACGAAGACCGGGAAGTGAGCTTGCAGCGGCGCGAATACGATCTGGCGTTGAATTTTTTCAAAAACATAGATTTCCCTTTGGCCAGGGGAAATCTGAATTTTCTTCTCCGGCGCGAATTTTCGGATTCACGTTCTCGCGTGCTGGACGTGTATGTCGCAAAAATCAGAAAAAAACTGCGAATCGAACCATCGAATGGCCTGATTCTGAAGGCGGTGTTTGGATACGGATACGAATTGCGTACCGCCTTTTCGAAAGAAATTATTGGCTGA
- a CDS encoding response regulator transcription factor, which translates to MNITKTDSSEKIVVYLIEDEEDLQEALVYNLNQMGVEAHGFSTASAFYRAYAVRRCDIVVIDIGLPDENGFSIAQHLRSASNVGIVFATARHELSDRVRGLRDGADAYFVKPVHAEELAASLQAIHRRIKASERGAHPAQPQSEAPRGTGRWELKEDDWILCDPGDRMLRLTMSERAIVGCLFKRRDKPVDRVELAVALGGDLEHFDLQRVDVVISRLRRKALAAGISLPLHTVRGTGYRFRA; encoded by the coding sequence ATGAACATTACGAAAACCGACAGCAGTGAAAAAATAGTCGTCTACCTGATCGAAGACGAAGAAGACCTTCAGGAAGCGCTCGTATACAACCTCAACCAGATGGGCGTCGAAGCCCACGGGTTTTCGACGGCGTCGGCGTTTTACCGGGCCTATGCGGTCCGCCGCTGCGACATCGTGGTCATCGACATCGGGCTGCCGGACGAGAACGGTTTTTCAATTGCCCAGCACCTGCGCTCGGCCAGCAACGTGGGAATCGTGTTCGCAACCGCACGCCACGAACTCAGCGATCGGGTGCGCGGCCTGCGTGACGGCGCGGATGCCTACTTCGTGAAGCCGGTACACGCCGAAGAGCTTGCCGCGTCGCTGCAGGCCATCCATCGGCGCATCAAGGCCTCCGAGCGCGGTGCCCATCCTGCACAGCCGCAGTCTGAAGCGCCCAGGGGCACGGGACGCTGGGAGCTCAAGGAGGACGACTGGATCCTCTGCGATCCGGGCGACCGGATGCTGCGCCTGACCATGTCCGAGCGAGCCATCGTGGGGTGCCTGTTCAAGCGGCGGGACAAGCCTGTCGACCGTGTGGAGCTCGCGGTCGCGCTTGGCGGCGACCTCGAGCATTTCGACCTCCAGCGCGTGGACGTGGTGATCAGCCGGCTTCGGCGCAAGGCGCTCGCGGCGGGCATTTCACTGCCGCTGCACACTGTCAGAGGCACGGGCTATCGGTTTCGGGCCTGA